The sequence ttaGGTGCTTATGACATTTATCTGAAAAGTAAAACGGTTAAGATTTCTTTTTGTATAATTCCGGGTAACCATTAATAAAATTCATACAACCGACATATAAATTTTGGAACCTTTGATTCATTCATACAATTTTTCTTTGGACAatccatataattttattttttgcacTGTTTTTGGTACCATTCTTGTGTGTATTACtactccatccgtttcataaagttacatattctagagaaaatatttgtttcaaaaaaatcaattttttaacattttcaatGAATGTTgtattaactaattgcaaaaattatacaaaaattaggataatcacaaaattatgcaaatttaatgtgttttattcaaatgtgtgaaaaatctaaaatgCAACATTTTGAAATGGATGGAGTATTTATGAagaatttgaaaacaaaacattcttttgttttctatgttgaaaacattatttaaagCATTATTTCTACCAAGAAAAAGTAATTGGATAAAGGCAAAACATAATATGGGGGGGCTCATGAGTAATTAAAGTGCATTTTGTACAAGTTCCCACGTAAACGTACTCTCTTGGTGCGTGGTCTGAACTCTTTTGTGTTTGATTGTCAACAAGACTCGCCATTTGAGCCAGGAAGGTTTCTTCTGAAGCATTAAAAAAAGAAGGTTTCTTCTGAACATCTTATTGATAGCGCCGAAACTAACAGTTCAAGTCTTGCTTCCAATTTGGGTCACGGAGGTGTGTCCTAGCCCTTAACAAGCCGAGAAGGCCAGAACCAAAAAACTGTTACCCTAAACTTGCAATGCTAAACCCAACTATGAGATGGTTTTCTTTATGGTAAACTAAAAGCTTTTACAACAAATCAAAAGGAAATAGAGAATGAAAAGACACTGCCATTCATAACTGCTTTATGTGAGTTATTCTTTTATGGCTGGTTGATTATCAACCTGAGTCGCCTTATGGTTTTATTTGcactatgataaaaaaaattccataAGTATTCCTTAATTAATCTGCATAATTTGGTTTTTCCAAAACTTCATGTGTTAGAAGCATTAATAAACTCTCATTCAAAACTATGGACTAAATGGGTTTCCATGCACGAGTTATATGAGTGTTAGATTGGGATTACGAGACCATTATGAGTGTTTGATGTAACTAGAGATCTTTTGTTACTAAATCATATCATTAACTCCAAGATGCATACAAAGTACAAGCCAGGGACAATCACCAAACCCACAAACACACCCAAACAAGAACATACATTCTCTACATCCACAGATATTCTTTAGCATTATAAAAGAAGACATCATCAAAGGCAAACACATGACAAGTGAAGGTAGATAAGAACCAAGTGGACAAAGAAAACACGATCTACTCAATCATAAACTTCTTCCTGATCTCAGTGACGAACTTAATAACCTTCTCAGAATCAGGCAAGGACTTAGCCACGCTCTCCCTCTGCATACACGTTTTAGCCCAAGCGATCAGTTTCGGACACTCTGACTCGATGTTCAAGTTACCATACTTCTCGCATGCATGGAACCACGAGTAGAACCCAATCAATCCAATGTCTACGTAGCCAAAGTCATCACCACCAAAGTAAGTTTTGTCTCTAAGCTCAGATTCAAGTGTCTTGAGCAACTCAATAAACTCTTTCTTGCCAGTCTCTTGTTCCTCACCCTTGGTCCACCACACCTTCCTCTGGGCATCATACATCTAACAACACAACATGCAACTATGTCAGAAACAGGGACTGATTTTTAATTTAGAgagttataaaacatttttaataagtaaaactgatttgatgataatttttatgacatatatatatattatgtgaaagaaatataagcttaatatggaaaaaaactaaaatgggGATATAAGCTCCCCTTAGAGTGTCCATGTAGgcacaaaaaatcgtccaatcggagagtccgaagttgccacgtcatctcatttatttttttgtaaaaaatgaaaaaacaatgcaaaggtaaggatcgaacccgggtaagtatgacataaatataggacgtataccactaagccattgaaactttcttggacacatatacaagaatcactaaatatgtaatcacactcttatgtacatttacaataatatggattcaactttcaaaactccgatactttgttttgtaaaaaaaaataagtaagtgactaagctaatatattcttt comes from Brassica rapa cultivar Chiifu-401-42 chromosome A02, CAAS_Brap_v3.01, whole genome shotgun sequence and encodes:
- the LOC103853124 gene encoding glutathione S-transferase U19 translates to MYDAQRKVWWTKGEEQETGKKEFIELLKTLESELRDKTYFGGDDFGYVDIGLIGFYSWFHACEKYGNLNIESECPKLIAWAKTCMQRESVAKSLPDSEKVIKFVTEIRKKFMIE